In a genomic window of Candidatus Tumulicola sp.:
- the crcB gene encoding fluoride efflux transporter CrcB, with the protein MIEPRAIVLVAIGASIGGVLRYVVGQLFFQRFGPGFPYGTLFINVTGSFLIGIIAELAASRAMGATPAVRIFAATGILGGYTTFSTFALDGVTLAEQGWLIPTIYVALSIVLGLTGAALGGSCVRLAIR; encoded by the coding sequence ATGATAGAGCCTCGCGCTATCGTGCTCGTAGCGATCGGAGCTTCCATCGGGGGTGTGCTGCGGTACGTCGTAGGACAGCTATTTTTTCAGCGCTTTGGACCTGGCTTTCCTTATGGGACCTTGTTTATTAACGTGACTGGGAGTTTTCTTATCGGGATTATTGCTGAACTCGCGGCGTCGCGGGCGATGGGCGCCACCCCGGCCGTCCGAATCTTCGCCGCAACGGGCATACTTGGGGGCTATACGACATTCTCCACGTTCGCACTCGATGGCGTGACCCTTGCTGAGCAGGGATGGTTAATTCCGACCATCTACGTTGCGCTATCTATCGTCCTCGGGCTGACCGGCGCCGCGCTTGGCGGATCTTGTGTGCGCCTGGCAATTCGCTGA
- a CDS encoding DUF190 domain-containing protein, which produces MDAMQTATLMRIFVDEGERYHKKPLFMAIVDELRDRGFGGATVLRGIEGFGSHERVHSMRVIDSASSLPILIEVAETEEKIRETVPKLREMIPDGLITLERIQMRILCAKR; this is translated from the coding sequence ATGGACGCGATGCAGACCGCTACCCTAATGCGGATCTTCGTCGACGAGGGCGAGCGCTACCACAAGAAACCATTGTTCATGGCAATCGTCGACGAGCTGCGCGATCGCGGATTCGGCGGAGCCACGGTCCTTCGCGGCATCGAAGGTTTCGGAAGTCACGAGCGCGTGCATTCGATGCGTGTGATCGACAGCGCCTCAAGCCTGCCAATTCTTATCGAGGTTGCGGAAACCGAGGAGAAAATACGAGAAACCGTTCCCAAACTACGCGAGATGATTCCAGATGGGCTGATCACCTTAGAACGAATTCAAATGCGCATCCTGTGCGCGAAGCGCTGA
- a CDS encoding alkaline phosphatase family protein: protein MNSRTRTSSLFVLAAVLACGGCNAGGASSTSAIPQQQALRADLQPHLVKGNTPVQHIIVMIQENRTFDDFFATFPGVDGTTTGKESNGKVIALKEEHLAALDMNHMRPQYQIDCDLKGSVCQMDGFDHTYLGQFPAKPTYPYQYANPDEIQPYWFIAQNYAIGDHMFQTQGSGSFTAHQDFIAGWSKIDSSHSIVNVPSDNDHWGCDSHKGTVTDLLTTKLKLESGQGPFPCLTYPTGTLRDLLDAKGVSWRYYSPPHKGGGDTGNIWNAFDAIDAVRNGPEWATNISMPETNIFSDLSNGTLAQMNWIVPSDVDSDHPHKLNGTYHGPEWIASVVNAVGQSQYWNNTTVLILWDDWGGFYDHVPPAFIDNQGGLGFRVPFLIISPYVAKGQVVSTQFEFASVVKYVEETFKLGSLHSNDVRAHSLTTLFHFKSKPRAFVSIPSSLDKNYFLRQPPDYDPVDTQ from the coding sequence ATGAATAGTCGCACACGGACGTCTTCTTTATTTGTATTGGCTGCTGTACTCGCGTGCGGCGGCTGTAACGCGGGTGGCGCATCCTCGACTTCAGCGATCCCGCAGCAACAAGCGCTACGCGCCGACTTGCAGCCTCACCTCGTGAAAGGCAACACGCCGGTCCAGCACATCATCGTCATGATTCAAGAGAATCGTACCTTCGATGATTTTTTCGCTACGTTTCCCGGTGTTGACGGCACGACGACCGGCAAGGAAAGCAACGGCAAGGTCATCGCGCTCAAAGAAGAGCACCTTGCTGCGCTCGACATGAATCACATGCGCCCCCAGTATCAGATCGACTGCGATCTCAAGGGCAGCGTCTGTCAGATGGATGGGTTCGACCATACCTACCTCGGCCAGTTCCCAGCGAAGCCGACCTACCCGTATCAGTACGCCAATCCCGACGAGATCCAGCCGTACTGGTTCATCGCGCAAAACTACGCGATCGGCGATCACATGTTCCAGACGCAAGGCAGCGGGAGCTTCACGGCACATCAAGACTTTATCGCGGGCTGGAGCAAGATCGACAGCTCGCACAGCATCGTTAACGTGCCCTCCGATAACGACCATTGGGGCTGCGATTCACACAAAGGAACCGTCACCGACCTGCTCACGACTAAGCTCAAACTCGAATCGGGTCAAGGGCCGTTCCCGTGCCTCACCTACCCGACCGGAACGTTGCGTGACCTTCTCGATGCTAAGGGGGTAAGCTGGCGATACTATTCACCACCACACAAAGGCGGCGGTGATACCGGCAATATCTGGAACGCGTTCGACGCAATCGACGCAGTGCGTAACGGGCCGGAATGGGCCACCAACATCTCTATGCCGGAGACGAACATTTTCAGCGATCTCAGCAACGGAACGCTCGCACAGATGAACTGGATCGTTCCGAGCGACGTCGATTCCGACCATCCGCATAAACTAAATGGCACGTATCACGGCCCCGAATGGATCGCGTCGGTGGTCAACGCCGTAGGCCAGAGCCAATATTGGAACAATACGACGGTCCTTATTCTATGGGACGATTGGGGCGGCTTCTACGACCACGTTCCGCCGGCGTTCATCGACAACCAGGGCGGTCTCGGTTTCCGCGTACCGTTCCTGATCATCTCGCCGTACGTCGCCAAAGGCCAAGTCGTAAGCACGCAGTTCGAGTTCGCGAGCGTCGTGAAATACGTCGAGGAGACGTTCAAGCTGGGCAGCTTGCACTCCAACGACGTGCGCGCTCATAGTCTAACGACGCTCTTTCACTTCAAGAGCAAACCGCGCGCATTCGTCTCCATCCCGTCGAGCCTAGACAAGAACTACTTCTTGCGCCAGCCGCCGGACTACGATCCAGTCGACACGCAGTAG
- a CDS encoding ThiF family adenylyltransferase, with the protein MTSLPPPNLRLGISALSGIPGVEILELPTYDEEESLWVLRIRLTIETSSDFVSVATDWYVLIDSEYPSGRADFHPAQEGGIHATFRHMKRNLPTDRAWQSGVLCLDRPGRWLGNAALSGQPNDAVGKLRFFVGAALRWLDFAARDALTEDGERFELPSFAGSRSLEVIGFDESPDRFTPWTELLGRAGRANVRKLTDVAGVVEQFTLGDAVVQPSRWGVHVSSLTDFMNASWITLPSMPVVAPWAAPRTWGEFRTVVRATGSGLNLDELLKIVYRRIRQGDNADGHVLLVGFPIPHIYDRANVQMHWQPLLLPEAVCGSKSSLRHARDKLVWMTQRARSLHDDAVIEWLSSENWSENTLSIRGRLHERLCDARIALVGGGALGSSLAEMLVREGCRTIDLFENDEVQVGNLRRHTLALNDIGRDKGSALAERLNAVSPFARVRAFPRLLDSSGHLDELRSADIIVDCTADEDAIATLARKLTDGKTRWFFSGAFGVDAEQLFLYSEYGLGVDVGYYHAQMAEALARERRKIEERGLNDMQNAGCWNPVFPAKWSAIQARATEMLNAIEAAVISHPTEEKTLSIIPPAAA; encoded by the coding sequence GTGACCTCGCTGCCGCCGCCAAATCTCCGGCTGGGCATCAGTGCGCTATCTGGGATACCGGGCGTTGAGATTCTCGAACTGCCGACCTACGACGAGGAAGAGTCATTGTGGGTTCTGCGCATTCGCCTGACAATCGAAACGTCGTCGGATTTCGTTTCGGTAGCGACGGACTGGTACGTACTGATCGACTCCGAGTACCCATCCGGGCGCGCCGATTTCCATCCGGCGCAAGAAGGTGGTATTCACGCTACATTCCGGCACATGAAACGCAATCTGCCAACTGATCGAGCTTGGCAAAGCGGCGTGTTGTGCCTTGATCGCCCAGGCCGATGGCTCGGGAACGCCGCTCTATCGGGTCAGCCGAATGACGCTGTCGGGAAGCTGCGCTTTTTCGTCGGAGCCGCCTTGCGGTGGCTTGATTTTGCAGCTCGCGATGCCCTGACAGAAGATGGCGAACGATTCGAACTTCCGAGCTTCGCCGGGTCAAGAAGCTTAGAGGTTATAGGCTTCGACGAGTCGCCCGACCGGTTCACGCCGTGGACGGAACTTCTAGGTCGAGCAGGTCGCGCAAATGTGCGAAAATTAACGGATGTGGCTGGGGTCGTTGAGCAATTCACGTTGGGCGATGCCGTCGTGCAACCGTCGCGATGGGGAGTCCACGTCTCTTCCTTGACCGATTTCATGAACGCTTCATGGATCACGCTTCCGAGTATGCCAGTAGTCGCGCCTTGGGCAGCTCCGAGGACATGGGGTGAATTTCGCACCGTAGTTCGAGCGACCGGTAGCGGCCTAAATTTAGACGAGCTGCTCAAGATCGTCTATCGACGTATTCGCCAAGGCGACAACGCGGATGGTCATGTCCTGCTCGTCGGCTTTCCAATCCCGCATATCTATGACAGAGCGAACGTACAGATGCACTGGCAGCCGCTCTTATTGCCGGAAGCCGTCTGTGGTAGCAAGAGCTCGCTGAGGCACGCCCGCGACAAGCTTGTTTGGATGACGCAGCGCGCCAGAAGCCTTCACGACGATGCCGTCATTGAGTGGTTATCCAGCGAGAACTGGAGCGAAAATACATTGAGTATCCGTGGCAGGCTGCACGAACGCCTTTGCGACGCGCGCATCGCCCTAGTTGGAGGTGGCGCACTAGGTTCATCGCTCGCTGAAATGCTCGTTCGCGAAGGCTGTCGCACTATTGACCTTTTTGAGAACGATGAAGTGCAAGTTGGAAACCTTCGTCGGCATACCCTTGCGCTAAACGACATCGGGCGAGATAAGGGAAGCGCACTTGCCGAACGGCTAAACGCTGTCTCGCCATTCGCGAGAGTCCGTGCCTTCCCGCGCCTTCTCGATTCAAGCGGCCATCTCGATGAACTCCGTAGCGCGGACATCATAGTTGATTGCACCGCAGACGAGGACGCTATAGCAACGCTTGCTCGTAAGTTGACGGACGGCAAGACGCGCTGGTTCTTCTCCGGCGCTTTTGGCGTCGACGCCGAACAGCTGTTCCTGTACTCGGAATATGGCCTCGGTGTCGACGTCGGCTACTACCACGCTCAAATGGCCGAGGCGCTCGCCAGAGAGCGAAGGAAGATCGAGGAGCGCGGACTCAACGACATGCAAAATGCGGGTTGCTGGAATCCGGTGTTTCCAGCAAAATGGTCTGCGATCCAAGCGCGCGCGACCGAGATGCTCAACGCAATTGAAGCTGCCGTAATTTCCCACCCGACAGAGGAAAAGACACTGTCCATCATCCCGCCAGCCGCTGCCTGA
- a CDS encoding alkaline phosphatase family protein — protein MKRLSILVLAALTACNSSYTQTSPGSPRITGSFERHSIGSTPIQHVIVIMQENRSFNNLFYGFPGAESAGSGMGHGKRYKLQEIPLTWPYEMTHSHAEFLEDYDQGKSDGFDGYIVGNKDSGSVCTKVNAYNEPQCWVISKNEKFKQMAFSYVQHSDIQPYWTMAREYALGDNTFSSNNGPTFPSHQYMVAGQSGHATEVPNGPQWGCNAQDKSTTVNLLAYGQATPAVFSKLTGHEIPGPFPCFTYATIVGSLDAAGVTWKYYTQEADSGSNLDPFKANNPIWTGPDRANIITPDTVVLKDIASNNLANVSWVTPSGHKSDHPGEVPGNLGPSWVASIVNAVGESQYWNSTAIIIMWDEWGGWFDPVRPKQYSDPETRAFEGLGYRVPVIVVSPYAKAGYVSHQQHEIASTARFIEETFGLPFIGSHHKYADQRADGFDDMFDFTQQPIPFVPIKAGEDARYFLTHADDTPGDTY, from the coding sequence TTGAAGCGGCTCTCTATACTCGTTTTGGCAGCCCTAACCGCCTGCAATTCTTCATATACGCAAACGAGTCCCGGCTCTCCAAGAATAACGGGAAGCTTCGAACGTCACTCCATCGGATCGACACCGATTCAACACGTCATCGTTATCATGCAGGAAAACCGCAGCTTCAATAATTTATTCTATGGCTTTCCAGGCGCGGAATCGGCCGGAAGTGGCATGGGCCACGGTAAGCGGTATAAGCTTCAAGAGATACCGCTCACCTGGCCGTACGAAATGACCCATTCACACGCGGAGTTCCTCGAAGACTATGATCAGGGCAAGAGCGACGGCTTCGACGGATACATCGTCGGCAACAAAGACTCTGGTTCGGTATGCACCAAGGTTAACGCATACAACGAACCGCAATGTTGGGTGATCTCGAAGAACGAAAAGTTCAAACAGATGGCATTTTCTTATGTACAACATTCCGACATTCAACCGTACTGGACAATGGCCCGAGAATACGCGCTTGGCGATAATACTTTTTCCTCTAACAATGGCCCAACGTTTCCTTCCCACCAGTACATGGTTGCTGGTCAATCCGGCCATGCAACTGAGGTGCCCAATGGCCCGCAGTGGGGCTGCAACGCTCAGGACAAGTCAACGACAGTCAATTTACTGGCGTATGGCCAAGCGACGCCGGCCGTATTTTCAAAGTTGACCGGTCATGAAATTCCGGGACCGTTCCCGTGCTTCACGTATGCGACGATCGTCGGCAGTCTCGACGCAGCCGGCGTTACATGGAAATATTACACGCAAGAGGCGGACTCTGGAAGCAACCTGGATCCGTTCAAAGCCAATAATCCAATCTGGACAGGCCCCGATCGAGCGAACATCATTACACCCGACACGGTGGTCCTCAAGGATATCGCGAGCAATAATTTAGCCAATGTATCGTGGGTCACCCCGAGCGGGCATAAGTCCGATCACCCCGGGGAAGTGCCAGGTAATTTAGGCCCGTCTTGGGTTGCATCGATCGTCAACGCTGTCGGTGAGAGTCAGTATTGGAACAGCACTGCGATCATTATTATGTGGGACGAGTGGGGTGGGTGGTTCGATCCGGTTCGTCCGAAACAATACTCGGATCCCGAGACCAGAGCGTTTGAGGGTCTCGGATATCGTGTTCCGGTGATCGTCGTTTCGCCGTACGCAAAAGCTGGATACGTTTCACACCAGCAACACGAGATCGCGAGCACTGCACGGTTCATCGAAGAAACATTTGGCTTACCGTTTATCGGCTCGCACCATAAATACGCCGATCAACGGGCCGATGGGTTCGATGATATGTTCGATTTCACGCAGCAGCCAATCCCGTTCGTGCCCATTAAGGCCGGCGAGGACGCTCGATATTTCCTGACGCACGCTGACGACACGCCTGGAGACACCTACTAG
- a CDS encoding cyclopropane-fatty-acyl-phospholipid synthase family protein, translating into MNGLEPRDRYAELALDLLRLLFGDAFARDFGVKLWNGTIVTACGPLARFTLHIKHPAALREMLRRPVDLGGGRAFVAGLIDVEGDLELAIDALLQVTAVDTLRAFRIMSLARRLPRSPIALLREARLHGRAHTLERDRAAIGFHYDLPIEFYQTFLDDSLTYSCAYFDEGIETLDAAQRAKIDHIFRKIRLERNERILDIGCGWGGLVVRASSVFGARATGITLSEPQFQEARRRVAAEGARADVRLCDYRELKDETFDKAVSVGMFEHVGRRNLKTYFKAAFAALRPGGLFLNHGIANQNVSTRDNAERSFIGRFIFPDGDLLRISEALRIAESVGFEIRDVENLRQHYVRTLAMWVASLERNRERAISVAGEQTYRAWRLYMAGSAQGFRSGRLGLYQVLLGRPDNTGSLDIPATRRDIYRAPIESFERRTV; encoded by the coding sequence TTGAACGGACTTGAGCCGCGCGACCGCTATGCGGAGTTGGCGCTCGATTTACTGCGCCTACTATTCGGGGACGCGTTCGCTCGCGATTTCGGTGTCAAATTATGGAACGGAACAATCGTAACCGCATGTGGACCCCTAGCGCGGTTCACGCTCCACATCAAACATCCCGCGGCGCTGCGCGAAATGCTAAGGCGACCAGTCGACCTCGGTGGAGGACGGGCTTTTGTCGCAGGTCTGATAGATGTTGAAGGCGATCTGGAGCTGGCAATCGATGCGCTATTGCAGGTGACCGCAGTCGATACCTTACGCGCGTTCCGAATAATGAGTCTGGCGCGTCGGCTTCCGCGAAGTCCAATCGCCCTATTGCGCGAGGCCCGTCTTCACGGCCGTGCGCATACCCTTGAACGCGATAGAGCGGCTATCGGATTTCACTACGATCTTCCGATCGAATTCTATCAGACGTTCCTCGACGATAGTCTTACGTACTCATGTGCGTACTTCGACGAAGGTATAGAGACTCTTGACGCCGCTCAGAGGGCAAAAATCGACCACATCTTCCGAAAGATTCGCTTGGAGCGAAACGAGCGCATTCTGGACATCGGCTGCGGTTGGGGCGGTCTCGTCGTGCGAGCTTCATCCGTGTTTGGTGCAAGGGCAACCGGCATCACGTTGAGCGAGCCGCAGTTTCAAGAAGCTCGCCGGCGTGTTGCCGCCGAAGGCGCGCGTGCTGACGTACGCCTATGCGATTATCGGGAGCTTAAGGACGAGACTTTCGACAAGGCCGTTAGCGTTGGCATGTTCGAGCATGTCGGACGCCGCAATCTCAAAACCTACTTCAAAGCAGCATTTGCGGCCTTACGCCCAGGGGGGCTATTTCTTAATCATGGGATCGCGAATCAAAATGTTTCAACACGAGATAATGCAGAGCGAAGTTTCATCGGTCGATTTATTTTTCCAGACGGTGACCTGCTGCGAATATCTGAGGCATTGCGTATCGCTGAATCCGTTGGGTTCGAAATTCGTGATGTCGAGAACCTCAGACAGCATTATGTGCGGACCCTTGCAATGTGGGTAGCAAGTCTCGAGCGCAACCGTGAGCGTGCCATTTCCGTGGCGGGAGAGCAAACGTATCGCGCTTGGAGGCTGTACATGGCTGGCAGCGCACAGGGTTTTCGGTCAGGACGGCTGGGACTTTATCAAGTTTTGCTTGGCCGGCCCGACAATACCGGCAGCCTAGACATCCCGGCGACACGACGCGACATTTACCGAGCACCTATCGAATCATTCGAGAGGAGAACAGTTTGA
- a CDS encoding alkaline phosphatase family protein codes for MKRNRLIPLVTIVVLASCAAPQNGSLPASSNPANARAKAAFTGTSPIQHVVIIFQENRTPDNLFQSPSLISEGATIAQSGPNSLGETVQLQPQSLAAPWDIGHGHQTFLTEWDKGKQDGFNLVEPVKLAWRPYSYVPANEAQPYWDMATQYAFADHMFETDQSSSYPSHQYIVSATARALPETQDEIAGGPTYPNGKEGPAGCDSPQEMLVATINLHTALGGPNLFPCFDRPSLTDFLDNQGVTWRYYQRQLGPGWWHAFDSIKHIRYGPDYANVVTPPASILTDISTGNLPGVSWVMPADNLHSDHPGNKSTAGPSWVAAVVNAIGQSQYWNSTAIFITWDDWGGWYDHVPPKIYNAYELGFRVPLIIVSPYAKKGYVSHRQHEFASILAFTEKTFGIKKGSLHGTDMRSDDLMDAFNFKKAPSAFTPITAPPFQSGTAPEAVLDAEDY; via the coding sequence ATGAAACGCAACAGGCTTATTCCGCTGGTAACGATCGTAGTGCTCGCTTCGTGCGCCGCTCCGCAAAACGGATCGTTGCCAGCGAGCTCGAACCCCGCGAACGCCCGTGCAAAAGCTGCGTTCACCGGAACGTCGCCGATTCAACATGTCGTTATTATTTTTCAAGAGAATCGCACGCCCGACAACCTGTTCCAGTCGCCAAGTCTGATCTCCGAGGGTGCGACGATAGCACAGAGCGGTCCAAATTCGCTGGGCGAGACGGTGCAGCTGCAGCCGCAGTCTCTGGCCGCTCCATGGGACATTGGCCACGGACATCAGACTTTCTTAACTGAATGGGATAAGGGTAAACAAGACGGATTCAACCTCGTCGAACCGGTGAAGCTCGCATGGCGTCCGTATTCCTACGTTCCGGCGAACGAGGCGCAGCCATACTGGGACATGGCGACGCAATACGCCTTCGCGGATCACATGTTCGAAACTGATCAATCGAGCAGCTACCCATCGCACCAATACATCGTTAGCGCGACCGCGCGCGCGCTGCCGGAAACCCAGGACGAAATCGCGGGTGGACCTACCTATCCCAATGGAAAGGAGGGGCCCGCGGGCTGCGACTCTCCACAAGAAATGCTGGTCGCCACCATCAATCTTCATACCGCACTCGGTGGTCCGAACCTATTCCCGTGCTTTGATCGCCCCTCGCTGACCGACTTCCTAGACAATCAAGGCGTCACATGGCGCTATTACCAGCGCCAGCTCGGGCCGGGCTGGTGGCACGCCTTTGATTCGATCAAACACATCCGGTACGGCCCAGACTACGCCAACGTTGTTACGCCGCCGGCATCGATTCTGACGGACATCTCGACCGGCAATCTGCCGGGAGTTTCGTGGGTTATGCCCGCCGACAATTTGCATTCGGATCATCCGGGTAACAAGAGTACCGCGGGTCCGTCGTGGGTTGCCGCGGTCGTTAATGCCATTGGGCAAAGCCAATACTGGAACAGCACGGCGATTTTCATTACCTGGGACGACTGGGGAGGCTGGTACGACCATGTGCCGCCGAAAATCTACAACGCCTACGAGCTTGGTTTTCGGGTACCGCTGATCATCGTTTCGCCGTACGCCAAGAAAGGCTATGTCTCGCATCGCCAACATGAGTTCGCGAGCATCCTCGCCTTTACGGAGAAGACTTTCGGTATCAAGAAGGGCTCTCTACATGGTACCGACATGCGTTCGGACGATTTGATGGATGCGTTTAACTTTAAGAAGGCACCCAGCGCTTTCACTCCTATAACGGCGCCGCCCTTTCAATCCGGTACTGCGCCGGAGGCAGTTCTCGACGCCGAAGACTACTGA
- a CDS encoding Nramp family divalent metal transporter, with amino-acid sequence MKDSGLRSRVAHFFRTLGPGLITGAADDDPSGISTYSVTGATTGYSLLWLTFISTPMMAVIQGMCARISMVTGEGLATLMRKRLPRSLMYPLAALVIVANTFNIGADIGGMAAAAKLLIPIPVEVWVMFFGIALIAAQVWLSYNMIASVFKWLTVVLFAYVITAFIAHPPWPQVLSGFVIPTVHFQSQWLSTMVAILGTTITPYLFFWQSAEMVEEEKKAGHATVASRRGTDEQSIKDAHIDINAGMIYSNIVAAFIIVTTAATLGAHGKHNIATAQDAAEALRPLAGNFAALLFTLGMVGTGVLAVPVLATSSAYVAAETFKFREGLSEKPSRARQFYAVIVAGIIIGVVMDLLKINPIKALFWSAILNGVAAVPLIAVIV; translated from the coding sequence ATGAAGGACTCGGGGCTGCGATCTCGGGTCGCCCATTTTTTTCGAACGCTGGGGCCGGGGCTGATCACCGGAGCGGCGGACGACGATCCGTCCGGGATCTCAACCTACTCAGTCACCGGCGCCACGACCGGCTACTCGTTGCTGTGGCTCACGTTCATCTCGACGCCGATGATGGCGGTCATTCAAGGCATGTGCGCTCGCATCTCTATGGTCACGGGCGAGGGTCTGGCGACATTGATGCGCAAACGGTTGCCGCGTTCGCTCATGTATCCGCTTGCGGCATTGGTCATCGTCGCGAACACATTCAATATTGGCGCCGACATTGGCGGTATGGCTGCAGCAGCGAAATTACTCATCCCAATACCGGTCGAAGTATGGGTGATGTTCTTTGGGATTGCGTTGATCGCCGCACAGGTTTGGCTGTCGTATAACATGATCGCGTCGGTTTTTAAGTGGCTCACCGTCGTTCTCTTCGCCTATGTCATCACCGCGTTCATCGCGCACCCGCCGTGGCCCCAAGTTCTATCGGGCTTCGTGATTCCGACCGTGCACTTTCAATCGCAGTGGCTGTCGACGATGGTCGCTATCCTCGGCACGACTATTACCCCGTATTTGTTCTTCTGGCAATCCGCGGAAATGGTGGAGGAAGAGAAGAAAGCCGGCCATGCGACCGTTGCATCGCGGAGGGGCACGGACGAACAATCGATCAAGGATGCGCACATTGATATCAACGCGGGGATGATCTATTCGAATATCGTGGCGGCCTTCATCATCGTGACCACGGCCGCGACGTTGGGCGCCCACGGCAAACACAACATTGCGACGGCGCAGGACGCAGCGGAGGCCCTACGTCCGCTGGCTGGCAATTTCGCTGCGTTGTTATTCACACTCGGGATGGTCGGGACCGGCGTTCTCGCTGTTCCGGTGTTAGCGACATCCTCGGCATACGTCGCGGCGGAGACGTTCAAATTCCGCGAGGGCTTGAGCGAAAAGCCCAGCCGTGCCAGGCAATTCTACGCCGTTATCGTCGCGGGGATTATCATCGGCGTGGTCATGGATCTGCTGAAGATCAATCCGATCAAGGCGCTCTTTTGGTCAGCTATTCTCAATGGCGTTGCCGCCGTACCACTGATTGCGGTCATTGTCTAG
- a CDS encoding histidine phosphatase family protein, which produces MTVLLARHGEVEGISPERFRGRTDVELTERGLQQATALARAVVAAGTPSAIYASPLRRCIATAAKISELCGLESKVAECLTDIDYGEWQWQTVEELSRRDPDALARWYSAPDEVRFPGGESLQDVGVRAADALRLMRSFFPGNRVVFVTHDTVIRVLLLYALSAPLASYWKLAQAPCALNELVLTEMGTRLERMNDTEHLNSLAD; this is translated from the coding sequence GTGACCGTTCTTCTCGCGAGACACGGTGAGGTCGAAGGAATTTCGCCCGAGCGATTTCGCGGGCGCACCGATGTCGAGCTTACAGAACGAGGGCTGCAGCAAGCTACCGCGCTCGCGCGGGCAGTTGTGGCGGCCGGCACGCCGAGCGCTATTTACGCAAGTCCTCTACGGCGCTGCATTGCGACTGCTGCTAAGATTTCAGAACTATGCGGACTCGAATCGAAAGTAGCCGAATGCCTCACGGATATTGACTACGGCGAATGGCAATGGCAAACGGTTGAAGAACTCAGCCGTCGAGATCCCGATGCTTTGGCTCGCTGGTATAGCGCCCCGGACGAGGTGAGGTTTCCCGGAGGTGAAAGCCTGCAGGACGTCGGCGTTCGAGCAGCTGACGCGTTACGACTTATGCGTTCGTTCTTTCCGGGCAATCGCGTCGTATTCGTTACGCATGACACCGTCATCCGCGTGTTGTTACTCTATGCGCTCAGCGCGCCACTCGCGTCCTACTGGAAGCTCGCTCAAGCACCATGCGCATTAAACGAGCTTGTGTTGACCGAAATGGGAACTCGGCTCGAACGTATGAACGACACAGAGCACCTGAATAGCTTAGCCGACTAA
- a CDS encoding DUF211 domain-containing protein — MNSRSVYERNLSIMNVRRLVLDVDKAIARPSLIDIAKGIESSPNVEAVNITVTEIDVETVGMDITIEGDGLDYDAIVRAIESTGAVVHSLDQLVSGRRFVEGVKRSR, encoded by the coding sequence ATGAATTCTCGTAGTGTGTACGAAAGGAATTTAAGCATTATGAATGTTCGTAGACTCGTGCTCGACGTGGACAAGGCTATCGCGCGTCCTAGCCTAATCGACATTGCAAAGGGTATCGAGTCCTCGCCTAACGTTGAAGCCGTTAACATCACTGTGACAGAGATCGATGTCGAGACGGTCGGAATGGACATCACGATTGAGGGCGATGGGTTGGACTACGACGCCATTGTGCGCGCTATAGAATCGACGGGTGCGGTGGTTCACAGCCTCGATCAACTTGTTTCTGGTCGGCGCTTTGTCGAGGGAGTGAAGCGAAGCCGTTGA
- a CDS encoding DUF190 domain-containing protein, with amino-acid sequence MDGFKQGRLLRIFVDETDRHGIEPMYTAVVELLRSKHVAGATVFRGIEGFGQHREIHLAKIFSWLPNLPVLIEVVDDADKIEALIPELESFVGEGLITLEAAEYLKLSRSGKRTANKPESPA; translated from the coding sequence ATGGACGGGTTCAAGCAAGGCCGATTGCTGCGCATCTTCGTCGACGAGACGGACCGCCATGGGATTGAACCGATGTACACAGCAGTAGTCGAGCTGTTGCGTTCCAAGCACGTGGCCGGCGCCACAGTCTTTCGCGGTATTGAGGGTTTCGGGCAACATCGTGAGATTCACCTCGCAAAGATATTTTCGTGGCTTCCAAATCTGCCGGTCCTCATCGAAGTCGTCGATGACGCCGACAAAATTGAAGCACTCATTCCCGAATTGGAATCCTTCGTAGGTGAAGGACTAATCACGCTAGAGGCCGCTGAATACCTGAAGCTCTCGCGCTCGGGTAAGCGAACAGCCAACAAGCCCGAATCCCCTGCCTGA